A genomic stretch from Anaerococcus mediterraneensis includes:
- a CDS encoding DUF2922 domain-containing protein, whose protein sequence is MSKIVNTKLKLYFKDADSAQRTISVDMPKASYTDDEINTAMDSIIKSNVLLTKKGALTTKSNAELEVIEKSPYTINN, encoded by the coding sequence ATGAGTAAAATTGTAAATACTAAGTTAAAATTATATTTTAAGGATGCTGACAGTGCCCAAAGGACTATATCTGTGGATATGCCAAAGGCGTCCTACACAGATGATGAGATCAATACTGCTATGGATAGTATTATAAAATCGAATGTACTTTTGACCAAGAAGGGGGCTTTGACTACAAAATCAAATGCCGAACTAGAGGTGATAGAAAAATCGCCTTATACTATAAATAATTAA
- a CDS encoding DJ-1 family glyoxalase III, translating into MKFLVLLANGNETIEVFTFVDYMRRIGVDVHMVSTTGSVDLVTSHSIKYQADFLLEDIDPNTYDGLYIPGGTKGAETLRDDERAIDIVKDFDQKEKIIAAICAGPIVLDRAGVLVNKKATSHPSIKDDLKNLGEYVDDQIVVTDGHITTSRGAALTNYLALRIAQIIKGNEVSDELKIGIQQSSLEKFYGIEF; encoded by the coding sequence ATGAAATTTTTAGTGCTTTTAGCAAATGGCAATGAGACTATCGAGGTTTTTACCTTTGTTGATTATATGAGACGAATTGGTGTTGATGTCCACATGGTTTCTACCACTGGATCAGTTGACCTAGTGACTTCTCACTCTATAAAATACCAGGCGGACTTCCTTCTTGAGGATATAGACCCAAATACCTATGACGGGCTCTACATACCAGGCGGTACAAAGGGAGCCGAGACTCTCCGTGATGATGAGAGGGCTATAGACATTGTCAAAGACTTTGACCAAAAAGAAAAAATCATCGCTGCTATCTGCGCAGGACCAATTGTCCTAGACAGGGCTGGGGTTTTGGTCAATAAAAAGGCCACATCACATCCAAGTATAAAGGATGACCTAAAAAACCTAGGCGAATACGTTGACGATCAGATAGTAGTCACAGATGGCCACATCACTACATCCAGGGGTGCTGCCCTTACAAATTATCTGGCCCTAAGGATTGCTCAAATTATAAAGGGTAATGAAGTAAGCGACGAACTAAAAATAGGCATCCAACAATCTAGCCTAGAAAAATTTTATGGAATAGAGTTTTAA
- a CDS encoding NAD(P)-dependent oxidoreductase — MKNVKKIFILGGATLFGSQTIKYALDEGYEIVACDLIKRDDLEENENLSYILEDFFSLGDAAATDLIGDCDSFIYAGGVDDLTVPRKPAGKFFYERNVLPTGRVARISKKAGVKNFLLLGDYRSEIAEKNYDLRKHNYHKEPYIDTRLMQESIAIYEGDGLMNVSILRPGVIVGRDNRSALLAHIALAEKLKNIPVTQGIIPLISAKSLAKAAIFALELGSHKKTYALRDTNISYHDLYTKIIETLDLSDKKLIDKSFDDLEPAYLEDEKISKKRGLEHGISQTNILRSASYDLSIDSDFDIASPDIDEDLADMITYLDKILKGK; from the coding sequence ATGAAAAATGTCAAAAAAATATTTATCCTAGGCGGAGCTACCCTCTTTGGCAGCCAAACCATCAAATACGCCCTAGATGAGGGCTATGAAATAGTAGCCTGCGACCTCATAAAAAGAGACGACCTAGAAGAAAACGAAAATTTATCCTACATCCTAGAGGATTTTTTCTCCCTAGGAGATGCGGCCGCCACAGACCTCATTGGCGATTGCGATAGTTTTATCTACGCAGGCGGTGTTGACGACCTGACCGTCCCAAGGAAACCTGCCGGCAAATTTTTCTACGAGAGAAATGTATTGCCTACAGGTAGGGTCGCAAGGATATCCAAAAAAGCCGGAGTCAAAAATTTCCTCCTTCTAGGCGACTATAGGTCAGAAATCGCAGAGAAAAACTACGACCTAAGAAAACACAACTACCACAAAGAGCCCTATATAGATACCAGGCTCATGCAAGAATCCATCGCTATCTACGAGGGCGACGGCCTTATGAATGTATCTATCCTAAGGCCAGGAGTCATAGTCGGCAGGGACAATAGGTCAGCCCTCCTTGCCCATATAGCCCTAGCAGAAAAGCTAAAGAACATACCAGTCACACAAGGCATCATCCCACTAATATCTGCCAAATCCCTAGCCAAGGCCGCAATCTTTGCCCTAGAGCTAGGCAGCCACAAAAAAACCTACGCCCTAAGAGATACAAACATATCCTACCATGACCTCTACACAAAAATCATAGAGACCCTGGATCTTTCTGATAAAAAACTCATAGACAAGTCTTTTGACGACCTAGAGCCTGCCTACCTAGAGGATGAAAAAATCTCCAAAAAAAGAGGCCTAGAACACGGGATCAGCCAAACAAATATACTCAGGTCTGCATCCTACGACCTATCCATAGACTCAGACTTCGACATAGCTAGTCCGGATATAGATGAGGACTTAGCAGACATGATCACCTACCTAGACAAAATCCTAAAAGGAAAATAA